One window from the genome of Sporichthyaceae bacterium encodes:
- the rpmB gene encoding 50S ribosomal protein L28 — MAANCDVCGKGPGFGNSISHSHRRTRRRWNPNIQTVHAVVSGTRRRLNACTTCIKSGKVTR, encoded by the coding sequence GTGGCTGCCAACTGCGACGTCTGCGGCAAGGGGCCGGGCTTCGGCAACAGCATCTCCCACTCCCACCGGCGGACTCGTCGGCGCTGGAACCCGAACATCCAGACCGTGCACGCGGTCGTCAGCGGCACCCGCCGCCGGCTGAACGCCTGCACCACCTGCATCAAGTCGGGCAAGGTCACCCGCTAG
- the thiD gene encoding bifunctional hydroxymethylpyrimidine kinase/phosphomethylpyrimidine kinase, whose amino-acid sequence MTPPRVLTIAGSDPSGGAGIQADLKTVLALGGHGMSVLTAVTVQNSMGVTGWWPVPSAVVRDQFVAVVADIGVDVVKTGMLGEVETVEAVARLLEPLHAAGVPIVVDPVLAASTAHPLAAAGLQIALREHLLPLATVVTPNLAEAAALTGQSVESESDLPRVAAAVLASGPQWVLLKGGHLPGDAVDLLTDGEVRTFLRAPRVDTPHTHGTGCTLASAIATELAHGRTVPEAVRRAKDYVLGAIRGGFAAGAGAGPLDHAWRMPGGSPD is encoded by the coding sequence GTGACGCCGCCCAGGGTGCTGACCATCGCCGGGTCCGACCCGTCCGGCGGCGCCGGCATCCAGGCCGACTTGAAGACCGTGCTGGCGCTGGGTGGCCACGGGATGAGTGTCCTCACGGCCGTCACCGTGCAGAACTCGATGGGCGTGACCGGTTGGTGGCCGGTGCCGAGCGCGGTCGTGCGAGATCAGTTCGTCGCGGTCGTCGCGGACATCGGCGTGGACGTGGTGAAGACCGGGATGCTCGGCGAGGTCGAGACCGTAGAGGCGGTCGCCCGACTGCTGGAGCCGTTGCACGCCGCCGGGGTGCCGATCGTGGTCGACCCGGTGCTGGCGGCGAGCACGGCGCACCCGTTGGCCGCGGCCGGCCTGCAGATCGCGCTGCGGGAGCACCTGCTGCCGTTGGCCACGGTGGTGACGCCGAACCTCGCGGAGGCTGCCGCGTTGACCGGCCAGAGCGTCGAGTCCGAGTCGGACCTGCCCAGGGTGGCCGCCGCCGTGCTGGCATCCGGCCCGCAGTGGGTGCTGCTCAAGGGCGGACACCTACCCGGCGACGCGGTCGACCTGCTCACCGACGGCGAGGTCCGGACGTTCCTGCGGGCGCCGCGGGTCGACACCCCGCACACCCACGGCACCGGCTGCACGCTGGCGTCGGCGATCGCGACCGAACTGGCCCACGGCCGCACGGTTCCCGAGGCGGTACGGCGCGCGAAGGACTACGTGCTCGGTGCGATCCGAGGGGGATTCGCGGCGGGGGCCGGAGCCGGCCCGCTGGACCACGCCTGGCGGATGCCGGGCGGGTCGCCCGACTAG
- a CDS encoding thiamine-phosphate kinase — protein MSAQHGRNLAAVGEFGLLEALTTGLAGGPAVLLGPGDDAAVVLAPDTRVVASTDTLVQDRHFRLDRISAVDLGHKSAAVAIADVAAMGAVPTGVLAALSLPAQTAVDWVLDLSRGIAAECAVAGAALVGGDLTSADQVVITVTVLGDLQGRPPVTRTGARPGDVVAICGTLGVSAAGLAVQERGVGADWPDLLAGHHRPRPPYAAGPEAAILGATALIDVSDGLLADLGHIAEGSRCGVELRSELLPPEPRLLAAGELLGVDPMAWVLTGGEDHALVATFPAGLDLPVRWRVVGFVETGPPVVTVDGRHGAGPAGWDHFADGP, from the coding sequence GTGTCAGCCCAGCACGGTCGCAACCTCGCCGCGGTGGGGGAGTTCGGGCTGCTCGAGGCGTTGACGACTGGCCTGGCCGGCGGCCCCGCCGTACTGCTCGGCCCGGGCGACGACGCGGCTGTGGTCCTCGCCCCCGACACGCGGGTGGTCGCCTCGACCGACACCCTCGTCCAGGACCGGCATTTCCGCCTCGACCGGATCAGCGCCGTGGACCTCGGCCACAAGTCTGCCGCGGTCGCGATCGCCGATGTCGCCGCGATGGGCGCCGTCCCGACCGGGGTGCTCGCCGCCCTGTCCCTGCCCGCGCAGACCGCCGTGGACTGGGTACTGGACCTGAGCCGGGGGATCGCGGCCGAGTGTGCCGTGGCGGGCGCCGCGTTGGTCGGCGGCGACCTGACATCGGCGGATCAGGTGGTCATCACCGTCACCGTTCTGGGTGATCTGCAGGGTCGCCCACCGGTCACCAGGACCGGCGCCCGGCCCGGCGACGTGGTCGCAATCTGCGGCACCTTGGGCGTGTCCGCGGCCGGTTTGGCCGTCCAGGAGCGCGGTGTCGGCGCCGACTGGCCCGATCTGCTCGCCGGGCACCACCGGCCGCGACCGCCCTACGCAGCAGGGCCGGAGGCCGCGATCCTCGGTGCGACCGCGCTGATCGACGTCAGCGACGGTCTGCTCGCCGACCTCGGCCACATCGCTGAGGGCAGCCGCTGCGGCGTCGAACTGCGCAGCGAGTTGTTGCCGCCCGAGCCGCGCTTGCTGGCGGCCGGGGAACTGCTGGGCGTCGACCCGATGGCGTGGGTGCTCACCGGTGGGGAGGACCACGCCCTGGTCGCCACGTTCCCGGCCGGCCTGGACCTGCCGGTCCGGTGGCGCGTGGTCGGCTTCGTCGAGACGGGCCCGCCGGTGGTAACCGTCGACGGTCGGCACGGCGCCGGACCGGCCGGGTGGGACCACTTCGCGGACGGTCCGTGA
- a CDS encoding Lrp/AsnC ligand binding domain-containing protein — translation MTVQAYILIQTEVGKAAVVAQHIQDIAGVTMAEDVTGPYDVIVRAEAASVDELGKLVVARVQSVEGITRTLTCPVVHL, via the coding sequence ATGACGGTCCAGGCATACATCCTCATCCAGACCGAGGTGGGCAAGGCCGCGGTCGTGGCCCAGCACATCCAGGACATCGCCGGGGTGACCATGGCCGAGGACGTGACCGGTCCGTACGACGTGATCGTGCGCGCCGAGGCCGCATCGGTCGACGAACTCGGCAAGTTGGTGGTCGCGCGGGTCCAGTCCGTCGAAGGCATCACGCGGACGCTGACCTGCCCGGTCGTCCACCTCTGA
- a CDS encoding DUF3515 domain-containing protein gives MRGSGNQPNPSVAVCAKLAAALPQKVDDLHRRRTVPDVSTVAAWGNEPPVVLRCGVAQPPGLTATSTLSTVNGVDWYTEEQPTQRVWTTFARAANVEVAIPNAHNPGVGPVVDLANAIKANDPTVPPPQLTVSQSPTPMSMPMPSP, from the coding sequence TTGCGCGGCTCCGGGAACCAGCCGAATCCGTCAGTTGCGGTCTGCGCGAAGCTCGCCGCGGCACTGCCGCAGAAGGTCGACGACCTGCACCGCCGTCGGACGGTTCCCGACGTGTCGACCGTCGCGGCCTGGGGCAACGAGCCGCCGGTGGTGCTGCGGTGCGGTGTCGCCCAACCTCCCGGGCTCACCGCGACCTCGACGCTGAGCACCGTGAACGGCGTCGACTGGTACACCGAGGAGCAGCCCACGCAGCGGGTCTGGACCACGTTCGCGCGGGCGGCCAACGTCGAGGTGGCGATCCCGAACGCGCACAATCCCGGGGTCGGCCCGGTGGTGGACCTGGCGAACGCGATCAAGGCGAACGACCCGACCGTGCCGCCGCCGCAACTGACGGTCAGTCAGTCTCCGACGCCGATGTCGATGCCGATGCCGTCACCGTAG
- a CDS encoding D-alanine--D-alanine ligase family protein has translation MSENRPKPRVAVVFGGRSSEHSISCVSAASVLRAIDRDVYDVVPIGISPAGRWMLVPDDPARLEIVEGKLPQVDEGYPVVLAGDPTAHALTVTENGAPTGVLGKLDVVFPVLHGPYGEDGTIQGLLELADIPYVGSGVLASAVSMDKVYMKVALAGAGLPVGPHVVVMPRRWAAAADAVRAQVAALGWPVFVKPARGGSSVGISKVNGPEDFAAAMALAQEWDPKVIVEAALPGREIECGVLEGFPAADGIPTTPEASVPAEIRVTGGREFYDFEAKYLENSTELTVPAELPAAVADAVRRLSVLAFEALSCEGLARVDFFVDGTNIVINEVNTMPGFTSVSMFPTMWAKTGVDYPTLVDRLLRTALARRPGLR, from the coding sequence ATGTCCGAGAACCGGCCCAAGCCGAGGGTCGCCGTCGTGTTCGGCGGCCGGTCCTCCGAGCACTCCATCTCCTGTGTCTCCGCCGCCAGCGTGCTGCGGGCAATCGATCGCGACGTGTACGACGTGGTGCCGATCGGCATTTCCCCGGCAGGCCGCTGGATGCTCGTGCCCGACGACCCGGCGCGACTGGAGATCGTCGAGGGCAAGCTGCCGCAGGTCGACGAGGGCTACCCGGTCGTGCTGGCCGGCGACCCGACGGCGCACGCCCTGACGGTCACCGAGAACGGCGCCCCCACGGGCGTGCTCGGCAAGCTCGACGTGGTCTTCCCGGTGCTGCACGGTCCGTACGGCGAGGACGGGACGATCCAGGGCCTGCTCGAACTGGCCGACATCCCCTACGTCGGCTCCGGTGTACTGGCCAGCGCGGTCTCGATGGACAAGGTCTACATGAAGGTCGCCCTGGCCGGCGCCGGGCTGCCGGTCGGGCCGCACGTGGTGGTCATGCCGCGCCGGTGGGCCGCCGCGGCCGACGCGGTGCGGGCGCAGGTGGCCGCGCTGGGCTGGCCGGTGTTCGTGAAGCCCGCCCGCGGCGGATCCAGCGTCGGGATCAGCAAGGTGAACGGCCCCGAGGACTTCGCGGCAGCCATGGCCCTGGCGCAGGAGTGGGACCCCAAGGTCATCGTCGAGGCAGCGCTGCCGGGCCGCGAGATCGAGTGTGGCGTGCTGGAAGGATTCCCCGCCGCCGACGGCATCCCGACGACGCCCGAGGCCAGCGTGCCCGCGGAGATCCGGGTCACCGGTGGCCGCGAGTTCTACGACTTCGAGGCCAAATACCTCGAGAACTCCACCGAGCTGACCGTCCCGGCGGAGCTGCCGGCGGCGGTCGCCGACGCGGTGCGGCGCCTTTCGGTGCTCGCATTCGAGGCGCTGAGTTGCGAAGGCCTGGCCCGGGTCGACTTCTTCGTCGACGGCACGAACATCGTCATCAACGAGGTCAACACGATGCCGGGGTTCACGTCCGTCTCGATGTTCCCGACGATGTGGGCGAAGACCGGTGTCGACTATCCGACGCTGGTCGACCGTTTGCTGCGCACCGCGCTGGCGCGCCGCCCCGGCCTACGGTGA
- a CDS encoding LLM class F420-dependent oxidoreductase: MKFGIIMFVTDESMGIVELARAVEERGFESLFLPEHSHIPVEHCPWPGGPELPRYYKRSLDLFTALGAAAAVTSRIQLGTGVCLVMQRDPIQLAKEVATLDQISGGRVLLGVGGGWNREEMADHGTDPSKRWKILRERVLACKAIWTQDEAEFHGEYVDFAPMWSWPKPSRVPPVLIGGDGAGTFERVLEYGDGWMPLSRFAPGAFATRFAELQKLAAERGRPSVPVSLFGAPPKAQLIAECAELGVERCIFFASSAPAEVVLPELDAMAGLKGNLS; this comes from the coding sequence GTGAAGTTCGGGATCATCATGTTCGTCACCGACGAGTCCATGGGCATCGTGGAACTGGCCCGGGCCGTCGAGGAACGTGGCTTCGAGTCCTTGTTCCTCCCGGAGCACTCCCACATCCCGGTCGAGCACTGCCCGTGGCCCGGCGGGCCGGAACTGCCCCGGTACTACAAGCGTTCCCTGGACCTGTTCACCGCACTCGGCGCGGCGGCTGCGGTCACCTCGCGGATCCAGTTGGGCACCGGGGTGTGCCTGGTCATGCAACGCGACCCGATCCAGCTGGCCAAGGAGGTTGCCACTCTCGACCAGATCTCCGGCGGACGCGTGCTGCTCGGTGTCGGTGGCGGCTGGAACCGGGAGGAGATGGCCGACCACGGCACCGATCCGAGCAAGCGCTGGAAGATTCTGCGCGAGCGAGTGCTGGCCTGCAAAGCAATCTGGACGCAGGACGAGGCGGAGTTCCACGGCGAGTACGTCGACTTCGCCCCGATGTGGTCCTGGCCCAAACCGAGCCGGGTCCCGCCGGTCCTGATCGGCGGCGACGGAGCCGGCACCTTCGAACGCGTGCTGGAGTACGGCGACGGCTGGATGCCGCTCAGCCGGTTCGCACCCGGTGCCTTCGCCACCCGGTTCGCCGAACTGCAGAAGTTGGCCGCCGAGCGGGGTCGTCCGTCGGTTCCGGTGTCGCTGTTCGGCGCGCCGCCCAAGGCTCAACTGATCGCCGAGTGCGCCGAACTCGGCGTCGAACGCTGCATCTTCTTCGCCTCCTCGGCACCGGCCGAGGTGGTCCTGCCCGAGTTGGACGCCATGGCCGGGCTGAAGGGGAATCTCAGCTGA
- a CDS encoding NAD(P)H-dependent glycerol-3-phosphate dehydrogenase, with translation MTVTAVMGAGAWGTAFALVLADAGNEVRLWARRPELAQAMADKRRNVDRLPDADLPDAILPTASAAQALVGAELVFLAVPSQRLREHLTTWASSLAPDCVLVSLAKGVELSTTLRMSEVVAAVTGAGTDRIAVLTGPNLADEVAARQPAATVVACERIEVAARIQEACHTEAFRPYIHSDVVGAELGGAMKNVIALAVGMAHGMRLGDNAKAALMTRGMAETARLGVALGADPLTFVGLAGMGDLVATCQSPLSRNRRFGEQLGSGVALAELVSGTGQAVEGVKSCEAIGDLACRNGVDMPIVAAVAAAVRDGMPPAQVLRMLMSRSAKPERDEQ, from the coding sequence ATGACCGTGACCGCGGTGATGGGAGCCGGCGCCTGGGGGACGGCTTTCGCGCTCGTGCTGGCCGATGCCGGAAACGAGGTGCGGTTGTGGGCCAGGCGTCCGGAACTGGCCCAGGCGATGGCCGACAAGCGACGCAACGTCGACCGATTGCCCGATGCGGACCTGCCCGACGCGATCCTGCCGACCGCGAGTGCGGCGCAGGCGTTGGTCGGCGCGGAACTGGTGTTCCTGGCGGTTCCCTCGCAGCGACTGCGTGAGCACCTGACCACCTGGGCCTCGTCGCTCGCGCCGGACTGCGTCCTGGTCAGCCTCGCCAAGGGTGTGGAACTGTCGACGACGCTGCGGATGAGCGAGGTCGTCGCGGCGGTCACCGGTGCGGGGACGGACCGGATCGCGGTGCTGACCGGACCGAACCTGGCCGACGAGGTCGCAGCTCGGCAGCCGGCCGCCACCGTCGTCGCCTGCGAACGCATCGAGGTTGCCGCGCGGATCCAGGAGGCTTGTCACACCGAGGCGTTCCGGCCCTACATCCATTCCGACGTGGTCGGCGCGGAACTGGGCGGCGCGATGAAGAACGTCATCGCACTTGCGGTGGGAATGGCCCACGGCATGCGGCTGGGCGACAACGCCAAGGCGGCCCTGATGACCCGGGGGATGGCGGAGACCGCCCGGCTCGGGGTGGCGCTGGGCGCCGACCCGTTGACGTTCGTCGGGCTGGCCGGGATGGGGGATCTGGTGGCCACCTGCCAGTCGCCGTTGTCGCGCAACCGTCGGTTCGGGGAACAGCTGGGTTCCGGTGTCGCGCTGGCGGAGCTGGTCTCCGGCACCGGGCAGGCCGTGGAGGGTGTGAAGTCCTGCGAGGCGATCGGCGATCTGGCCTGCCGGAACGGGGTGGACATGCCGATCGTGGCGGCGGTCGCCGCTGCGGTGCGCGACGGGATGCCGCCCGCGCAGGTGCTCCGTATGTTGATGTCGCGTTCGGCGAAGCCGGAGCGCGACGAGCAGTGA
- a CDS encoding lysophospholipid acyltransferase family protein has protein sequence MGVDHKRPWFRTAEVILIPLLRVVLKHRWRGAEQIPAAGGVIVVANHISKIDPISFGYFVRSAGRVPRFLAKSELFEHRWLGRVFIGTDMIPVRRGSDDANSSVSAAIAAVEAGACLIVYPEATITRDPGMWPMVGKTGAARIALATGAPVIPVAQWGAQRLLPPYAKKPVLWPRVTVFARAGAPVDLSDLRGAAPSAEVLDVATERIMAAITAELETIRAERAPAIRFDPRAAGVKEYGDPAAQPTADPSGPRS, from the coding sequence GTGGGTGTCGATCACAAGCGGCCGTGGTTCCGAACCGCCGAGGTGATCCTCATCCCGTTGCTTCGGGTCGTGCTGAAGCACCGTTGGCGCGGGGCCGAGCAGATTCCGGCTGCAGGTGGCGTGATCGTCGTGGCCAATCACATCTCGAAGATCGACCCGATCAGCTTCGGATATTTCGTGCGTTCCGCCGGCCGGGTTCCGCGATTCCTGGCCAAGTCGGAGTTGTTCGAACACCGTTGGCTCGGCCGGGTGTTCATCGGGACCGACATGATTCCGGTCCGGCGCGGTTCCGACGACGCCAATTCCTCAGTTTCGGCCGCCATCGCCGCGGTGGAGGCCGGAGCGTGCTTGATCGTCTATCCCGAGGCGACGATCACCCGTGACCCCGGGATGTGGCCGATGGTCGGCAAGACCGGCGCGGCCCGAATCGCTCTGGCCACCGGGGCACCGGTGATCCCGGTCGCACAGTGGGGCGCGCAGCGCTTGCTGCCGCCGTATGCGAAGAAGCCGGTGCTGTGGCCGCGGGTGACCGTCTTCGCCCGCGCGGGCGCCCCGGTCGACCTCTCGGACCTGCGTGGTGCGGCCCCGAGTGCGGAGGTGCTCGACGTCGCCACCGAGCGGATCATGGCCGCAATCACCGCGGAACTCGAGACGATCCGGGCCGAGCGGGCGCCCGCGATCCGCTTCGACCCGCGGGCAGCCGGCGTCAAGGAGTACGGCGACCCGGCGGCGCAGCCCACAGCAGATCCGTCGGGCCCGCGGTCATGA
- the cofC gene encoding 2-phospho-L-lactate guanylyltransferase: MKESRTDQARDWCLIIPVKRLEIAKSRLDGDLGAHRADFALAFALDTVAAALRTRGVTEVIVVTDDPRVGQAVRGLGAHVVPDRPAAGLNPALSWGARVAEQGRPGAPVGALSGDLPALRPAELSAVLGFAGEPEAEGRPTVVADAAGRGTTLYLAGPGTPFAPAFGAASLAAHLQAGAREFAGERIPSVRQDVDTIADLRAARELGLGAHTAELVERLHDRQIGA, translated from the coding sequence ATGAAGGAATCGCGCACGGATCAGGCCCGCGATTGGTGCCTGATCATCCCGGTGAAACGGCTCGAGATCGCGAAATCGCGCCTCGACGGGGATCTGGGCGCCCATCGGGCTGACTTCGCGTTGGCGTTCGCGCTCGACACTGTGGCGGCGGCGCTGCGAACCCGCGGTGTCACCGAGGTGATCGTGGTCACCGACGACCCCCGGGTGGGCCAGGCCGTGCGTGGCCTGGGAGCTCACGTGGTGCCGGATCGGCCCGCTGCGGGCTTGAATCCCGCGCTGAGCTGGGGTGCCCGGGTCGCCGAGCAAGGCCGTCCAGGGGCCCCCGTAGGGGCGTTGTCGGGCGACCTGCCCGCGTTGCGGCCCGCAGAACTGTCCGCGGTGCTGGGTTTCGCGGGTGAACCGGAGGCGGAAGGCCGACCGACTGTGGTCGCGGATGCCGCCGGTCGGGGAACCACGCTTTATCTGGCCGGGCCGGGAACGCCCTTCGCACCGGCCTTCGGCGCCGCCTCGTTGGCCGCCCATCTGCAGGCCGGCGCACGGGAGTTCGCGGGCGAGCGGATCCCCTCGGTGCGGCAGGACGTGGACACCATCGCGGACCTGCGGGCCGCCCGGGAGCTGGGGCTGGGTGCGCACACCGCGGAATTGGTCGAGCGCCTGCACGACCGTCAGATCGGCGCATAG
- a CDS encoding HU family DNA-binding protein — translation MNKTQLIDELASRFEGNKKAAASALDAVVDAITRTVAKGEKVGITGFGVFEKVDRPARMARNPATGARVRVGKTSVPRFKAGTGFKDVVSGAKKLPRVTAAAATSAAAAGARKVAAKAAPAKAAAAKKAPAAKKAAPAKAAPAARKAPAVKKAVPAKAAPAARKAPAIKKAASAKKAPAAKKAPAAKKAPAAKKAAPAKKAAPAKAVPAAKKAPAARKAPAKKA, via the coding sequence ATGAACAAGACTCAGCTGATCGACGAGCTGGCCAGCAGATTCGAGGGCAACAAGAAGGCGGCGGCGTCGGCTCTCGACGCAGTTGTCGACGCGATCACCCGAACAGTGGCCAAGGGCGAGAAGGTCGGCATCACCGGTTTCGGCGTCTTCGAGAAGGTCGACCGTCCGGCCCGCATGGCCCGTAACCCAGCCACCGGTGCCCGCGTTCGCGTCGGCAAGACCTCGGTGCCGCGGTTCAAGGCCGGAACCGGCTTCAAGGACGTGGTCAGCGGGGCCAAGAAGCTCCCGCGGGTGACCGCCGCCGCGGCGACTTCCGCCGCTGCTGCGGGCGCTCGCAAGGTTGCTGCCAAGGCCGCTCCGGCCAAGGCTGCTGCGGCCAAGAAGGCCCCCGCGGCGAAGAAGGCCGCTCCGGCCAAGGCTGCTCCGGCAGCGCGGAAGGCCCCGGCGGTCAAGAAGGCCGTTCCGGCCAAGGCTGCTCCGGCAGCGCGGAAGGCCCCGGCGATCAAGAAGGCTGCTTCGGCCAAGAAGGCCCCGGCAGCGAAGAAGGCCCCGGCAGCGAAGAAGGCCCCGGCCGCGAAGAAGGCCGCTCCGGCCAAGAAGGCCGCTCCGGCCAAGGCTGTTCCGGCAGCGAAGAAGGCGCCGGCGGCGCGGAAGGCTCCGGCCAAGAAGGCCTGA
- the leuD gene encoding 3-isopropylmalate dehydratase small subunit: MDAFTTHTGRIVPLRRSNVDTDQIIPAVYLKRITRHGFADGLFAAWRNDPAFVLNSPAHEGATVLVAGSDFGTGSSREHAVWALQDFGFRVVISPRFADIFRGNSLKGGLLTVQLPQEDVETLWVAAESDPTTEVTVDLVNRQVRCGGLSWGFEIDDYSRWRLLEGLDDIGLTLRHMADIDKFEAHRPGYLPRTLPVRT; this comes from the coding sequence ATGGACGCGTTCACGACTCACACCGGCCGCATCGTCCCGCTGCGGCGCAGCAACGTCGACACCGACCAGATCATCCCCGCGGTCTACCTGAAGCGGATCACCCGGCACGGATTTGCGGACGGGCTCTTCGCCGCCTGGCGCAACGACCCGGCGTTCGTGCTGAACTCCCCGGCCCACGAAGGCGCCACGGTTCTGGTCGCCGGCTCCGATTTCGGCACCGGATCCTCACGGGAGCACGCGGTCTGGGCCCTGCAGGACTTCGGCTTCCGGGTCGTGATCTCGCCCCGGTTCGCCGACATCTTCCGTGGCAACTCCTTGAAGGGCGGGCTTCTGACGGTCCAACTACCTCAGGAGGACGTCGAGACCCTCTGGGTGGCCGCCGAATCCGACCCCACGACCGAGGTCACCGTCGATCTGGTGAACCGTCAGGTCCGCTGCGGGGGACTGTCCTGGGGCTTCGAGATCGACGACTACTCGCGCTGGCGACTGCTGGAAGGACTCGACGACATCGGTCTGACACTGCGCCACATGGCTGACATCGACAAGTTCGAGGCGCACCGCCCCGGGTACCTGCCGCGGACCCTGCCGGTGCGCACCTGA
- the leuC gene encoding 3-isopropylmalate dehydratase large subunit — protein sequence MDSTRLGRTLAEKIWDAHLVRRADNEPDLLYIDLHLIHEVTSPQAFDGLRAEGRQVRRPDLTLATEDHNVPTLDIDKPIADPVSRTQVDALRTNCAEFGIRLHSLGDAEQGIVHVVGPQLGVTQPGMTIVCGDSHTSTHGAFGALAFGIGTSEVEHVLATQTLPLRPFRTMAVTVDGTLPAGVTSKDIILAVIARIGTGGGQGHVIEYRGEAIRNLSMEGRLTVCNMSIEAGARAGLVAPDETTFEYLKGRPHAPSGADWDAAVAGWSDLYTDADAKFDTEIRFDAAELTPFVTWGTNPGQGAPLGEKVPDPAAISDPNERSAAERALEYMGLQAGQALRDVRVDTVFLGSCTNGRIEDLRAAADVIKGHKVAEGVRMLVVPGSARVRLQAEAEGLDDIFITAGAEWRFAGCSMCLGMNPDQLAPGERSASTSNRNFEGRQGKGGRTHLVSPLVAAATAITGHLAGPADL from the coding sequence ATGGATTCCACACGGTTGGGTCGGACACTGGCGGAGAAGATCTGGGACGCCCACCTGGTTCGGCGGGCGGACAACGAACCGGACCTGCTCTACATCGACCTGCACCTCATTCATGAGGTCACCAGCCCGCAGGCATTCGACGGGCTCCGCGCCGAGGGCCGCCAGGTGCGCCGCCCGGATCTGACTCTGGCGACCGAGGACCACAACGTCCCGACCCTGGACATCGACAAGCCGATCGCCGACCCGGTATCGCGGACCCAGGTCGACGCGCTGCGCACCAACTGCGCCGAGTTCGGCATCCGCCTGCACTCCCTCGGCGATGCCGAGCAGGGCATCGTGCACGTGGTCGGCCCCCAATTGGGTGTCACCCAACCGGGCATGACGATCGTCTGCGGCGACAGCCACACCTCCACGCACGGTGCCTTCGGGGCGTTGGCGTTCGGGATCGGCACCAGCGAGGTCGAGCACGTCCTGGCAACGCAGACGCTGCCGCTGCGGCCGTTCCGTACGATGGCCGTCACCGTCGACGGCACACTGCCCGCCGGAGTCACCTCGAAGGACATCATCCTGGCGGTGATCGCCCGAATCGGGACCGGCGGCGGTCAGGGCCACGTGATCGAGTACCGGGGCGAGGCGATCCGGAACCTGTCCATGGAAGGACGTCTGACGGTCTGCAACATGTCTATCGAGGCTGGTGCCCGCGCCGGTCTGGTTGCGCCCGACGAGACCACCTTCGAGTACCTGAAGGGTCGTCCGCACGCGCCCAGCGGGGCGGACTGGGACGCCGCGGTCGCCGGGTGGAGCGACCTCTACACCGACGCCGACGCGAAGTTCGACACCGAGATCCGCTTCGACGCCGCCGAACTGACCCCGTTCGTGACCTGGGGCACCAACCCCGGGCAGGGTGCCCCGCTCGGGGAGAAGGTCCCGGATCCGGCGGCGATCTCCGACCCGAACGAGCGCAGCGCCGCCGAGCGGGCCCTGGAATACATGGGTCTGCAGGCCGGGCAGGCGCTGCGCGACGTCCGGGTCGACACGGTTTTCCTCGGCTCGTGCACGAACGGTCGCATCGAGGACCTGCGCGCGGCGGCCGACGTAATCAAGGGCCACAAGGTCGCCGAGGGCGTCCGGATGCTCGTGGTGCCCGGCTCGGCCAGGGTCCGACTGCAGGCCGAGGCCGAGGGTCTCGACGACATCTTCATCACCGCGGGCGCGGAATGGCGCTTCGCCGGTTGCTCGATGTGCCTGGGCATGAACCCGGATCAGTTGGCCCCGGGGGAGCGCAGCGCCTCGACCTCCAACCGGAATTTCGAGGGCAGACAGGGCAAGGGCGGGCGCACCCATCTGGTCTCGCCACTGGTCGCCGCGGCGACCGCGATCACCGGTCACCTCGCCGGGCCGGCCGATCTGTAG